In one window of Pseudomonadota bacterium DNA:
- a CDS encoding PAS domain S-box protein — translation MAKKTRTSEPKRRRSRALRLKLDPSDASAFQEVLTRVVHEAGGAGGFLATWDEAHPERGALMSSYNIDPQAEQALGRFFRDLPAPPRVLDDGLLERLRDDTSLRASIGDLEVLAIPVRVHDRSLGFVCLLHPSNAARLLEKTPGVYNFRFDEVEVVVSNARLLQRLLAERAWLEAMVSQSANGVALVDAEGRVLGFNPAMERLSGWTLDEAIGRPASEVFPLRLEASTYAMALVVADTAPVLQPSEVTREGMLESRAGEAIDVEATFTTLRDDARRPLGWALTLRDVRERKAKERLERIFLSGVSHELQTPVAVIKGFSGLLCDPEVGLTPDQVREKAAMIHEESCRLERMVGQLLFATRLQAGGVELRRETASMGALLERVARRLEGRAREMGAEIEVTLPVESVTLEIDVDKIEQVVTNLVENAIKYGVADRRPHVTVSLVQRASEIEVSVSDEGPGVSSDERDRIFHVFERGRGATRANGSGLGLFICKSIVEAHGGRISVDGARGGGARFWFTLPRCG, via the coding sequence TTGGCCAAGAAGACCCGGACTTCTGAGCCGAAGCGGCGCCGCTCGCGAGCGCTTCGCCTGAAGCTCGATCCGAGCGACGCTTCCGCCTTCCAGGAGGTGCTCACCCGCGTGGTGCACGAGGCCGGAGGAGCGGGCGGCTTTCTCGCGACGTGGGATGAGGCACACCCGGAGCGGGGCGCGCTCATGTCGAGCTACAACATCGACCCCCAGGCCGAGCAGGCCCTGGGCCGGTTCTTCCGCGACCTCCCCGCGCCTCCGCGCGTGCTCGATGACGGTCTGCTCGAGCGGCTGCGCGACGATACATCGTTGCGCGCCTCCATCGGCGATCTCGAGGTGTTGGCGATTCCGGTGAGGGTGCACGACCGCTCCCTGGGCTTTGTGTGCCTGCTGCATCCCTCGAACGCGGCGCGCCTGCTCGAGAAGACGCCGGGGGTCTACAACTTCCGCTTCGACGAGGTCGAGGTGGTGGTCAGCAATGCCCGGCTGCTTCAGCGGCTGCTGGCTGAGCGCGCCTGGCTTGAGGCGATGGTGAGCCAGAGCGCGAACGGGGTCGCCCTTGTCGACGCCGAGGGTCGCGTACTCGGCTTCAACCCCGCCATGGAGCGCCTCAGCGGCTGGACGTTGGATGAGGCCATCGGACGTCCCGCGAGCGAGGTCTTCCCCCTTCGTCTAGAGGCATCGACCTACGCCATGGCCCTGGTGGTGGCTGACACGGCCCCCGTGTTGCAACCGTCCGAGGTCACGCGCGAGGGGATGCTCGAGAGTCGAGCAGGCGAGGCAATCGACGTCGAGGCCACCTTCACCACCCTCCGCGATGATGCGCGTCGTCCCCTCGGATGGGCGCTCACGCTGCGTGATGTGCGCGAGCGCAAAGCCAAGGAGCGCCTCGAGCGCATCTTTCTGTCCGGTGTGAGCCATGAGCTGCAGACGCCGGTTGCCGTGATCAAGGGGTTCAGCGGTCTTCTCTGTGACCCCGAGGTCGGTCTCACGCCGGATCAGGTGCGCGAGAAGGCCGCCATGATTCACGAGGAGAGCTGTCGACTCGAGCGCATGGTGGGCCAGCTGCTGTTCGCCACCCGATTGCAGGCGGGTGGCGTTGAGCTGAGGCGCGAGACAGCGTCGATGGGGGCGCTCCTCGAGCGCGTGGCCCGTCGTCTCGAAGGCCGCGCGCGAGAGATGGGGGCCGAGATCGAGGTCACGCTGCCGGTAGAGTCGGTCACGCTTGAGATCGACGTCGACAAGATCGAGCAGGTCGTGACGAATCTCGTCGAGAACGCCATCAAGTACGGCGTCGCTGATCGCAGGCCCCACGTGACCGTCTCGCTCGTGCAGCGCGCTTCTGAGATCGAGGTCAGCGTGTCCGATGAGGGCCCCGGGGTCTCGTCAGACGAGCGCGACCGGATCTTCCACGTGTTCGAACGAGGTCGAGGCGCAACCCGCGCCAATGGCTCTGGCCTCGGTCTGTTCATCTGCAAGTCCATCGTGGAGGCCCACGGTGGTCGCATCTCCGTCGATGGCGCCCGCGGTGGCGGGGCCCGCTTCTGGTTCACGCTCCCTCGGTGCGGGTGA
- a CDS encoding DNA-binding response regulator, giving the protein MNNDFTGRRILVIEDEPHMRDLIETALASSGFVVSAAATGDEGLRKVRAEGPDAVILDVNLPDLSGYDVLGEIRKGTAVPVVMLTVQNSETDRVRGLELGADDYMGKPFGHRELISRIKAVLRRTEAPAPLPRDVVTVDDELLVDVDNRHAVVRGETVKFRPTEFKLLVQLMRQPGRIQTHDGLLSRVWGPEYRDDTQLLRLYINYLRKKLERDPAHPRYIFNERGIGYRFVDYRAAGARSLEA; this is encoded by the coding sequence ATGAACAACGATTTCACGGGGCGCAGAATCCTCGTCATCGAGGACGAGCCCCATATGCGTGACTTGATCGAGACGGCGCTCGCGTCGTCCGGCTTTGTGGTGAGCGCGGCCGCGACGGGAGACGAGGGGCTGCGCAAGGTTCGCGCCGAGGGGCCGGACGCCGTGATCCTCGACGTGAACCTGCCCGATCTCAGCGGATACGATGTGCTCGGTGAGATCAGAAAGGGCACCGCTGTTCCCGTGGTGATGCTCACCGTGCAGAACAGCGAGACCGATCGCGTTCGCGGCCTCGAGCTCGGGGCCGATGACTACATGGGCAAGCCGTTCGGTCACCGTGAGCTCATCAGCCGGATCAAGGCGGTCTTGCGCCGCACCGAGGCGCCGGCCCCGCTCCCACGCGACGTGGTGACCGTCGACGACGAGCTGCTGGTCGACGTCGACAACCGCCACGCCGTGGTGCGGGGGGAGACCGTCAAGTTCCGCCCCACCGAGTTCAAGCTGCTGGTGCAGCTCATGCGTCAGCCTGGGCGCATCCAGACTCACGATGGGCTTCTCTCCCGCGTCTGGGGGCCAGAGTATCGCGATGACACGCAGCTGCTCCGGCTCTACATCAACTACCTGCGCAAGAAGCTCGAGCGCGATCCGGCGCATCCGCGGTACATCTTCAACGAGCGGGGCATCGGCTATCGCTTCGTCGACTATCGCGCGGCGGGCGCGCGGTCGCTGGAGGCCTGA